A segment of the Asterias amurensis chromosome 11, ASM3211899v1 genome:
ACTGTttagacaaacaaataaatcaagaaTATATCCTCAATTGCTAGTTATCTATGACACTCCGTCAGGTTACCACACAAAATGTACGATTTTAAAGCGCTTGACATTTCTACACTGCCGGGATCAAATATTGTTCCGGGATCCCTGACTCGACATCCGAATCAAACTTTTACCCGGATTTTTGTAGAAGCATTTGTTCGGCCCGAATTTCCGGACTAGTCAGACTTCAACTTTGGTGCAGAAATCTGAACACGATCACTGATTCGGATCAATTATAACCGCAGGCAGTTTTCCTACAATGTCAAGAAGTTATTGTTATATTACGGCCCATATAAAGCAATTGACTTTTACATTTTGACAGTTTTAACAAACTTGAAACCGTTTTGCTCTGTTAAGAAGCTTCATCCTTCGATGACGTGGCACTACCTTAGTCCTCTCTCGTGAGCTTGTACATCTTCGGAGATACCTCCTTAAAGCTTGTCGAAAGTTCTCCGACATAATGGAATAAATAATGGGGTTAAGACATGAGTTACAGCTAGACATGATGATTTCAGTAACTTTAAGAACAAGGGTACCGTCAGTAAAAGGGAAATCCCCGTAAAGGATCCACATGTACATGATATGATGAGGTAACCAACATATACCAAAGGCTAGTACGACAACACTTACAATTAGTGTCACCTTCTTCTTTGCATTGTTAGCTGAGGATTCGGAATCTTCACTTGGTTTGAAAGTCGTCCACAGAGCTCGTAAGATGAGTAAGTAGGATGTGATCATCAGGAGTAAGGGTAACATGTAACTTATGACGAACAGAAAGGTATAGAAGTAACGTCTTGATAACTTGATATCATCTCTAGGGTTATCATCAGGCCATACCTCAACGCAATACGATACTTCATCACCGTTAGCATCCAACATATCAAAAGTctcaaatacaaataaaaacggAGCAGCACAAGCTATCGCGAGAGCCCATATGAAAGATATCACCCAAATCACGTTTCGAAGGGTGCGTACCCCAAAGAACTTCAGGGGATGTACTACGGCAAAGTAGCGGTCCATGGACATAGCAACTAAGGTGAAGCTACTGGCACACATTGAAGCATAGATGAGGAATTGAACCATCTTACACATGAACCCGCCAAACATCCATGAAGGTACTGTTATAAGGGTAGCGTGGAACGGTAAACAGAAGACGAGATACAGTAGATCTGCAAAGCTGAGATTTAGAATTAATACACTCATTGTTTTATGAAGGCCTCTGATACGTCCAGTTGCTGCTAAGATAACCAGGGTATTCCCTAACACCCCTAAGACAAAAACGAGGCTGAAGAGCACAGAGGTCACGACCTTGATGGTGTACAAAAAGGGAATCTCTTCTTGTGTAGCCCCGCCTCCATTGTTACTCTCGTTACCCTGGTAGAAACTCGCGTTACCACTGTTACTAATGTTACTTCCAGCTGTTACTGAGTAGTTTAACATCTTGTCAAGACTGGGACCGGTTATGTCTGTCACCAGGTTTGCCATTTCGGATTGTGAAGTGATGATCCTTAATTAGTGTACCTACTCAGGCGTGTCAATCTGATCCCCGGTTGAGTGAGAATCACTGGAATGCTTGATATTGAAACGTCTTATCTGTAAACATCATCTCAATGGATATTGCAATGCTATCGAGTTAGAGCGAATCAGTTGGTATCCAATGATAGCGTATTATATGCAAGGTTTGCAAATAAATGTGGACTCACCCGGCTTGCAAGTGTTTAGACCAAGTATCTCATTGACAGAATGACCACACAGTCATGAATTGTCAGAGCTTGTTGTATCCTCACTAAGACCATGTTCAACttgtttcttaaaaaaactGGACGAAACAAGAGTTGACGATCTGGAGGGTTGTCTTAAGGATCACCAGAGGACAAGCTGTTGATAAAACCTCCCGGGTTTAATAAAGTCACTTCTTAAACAAAACCCCCAAGCTATTAGGATTGACTTTGTACTGATGTTTCTCCGCCGTCGTTCCCAGAGTACCGGTGATGAAAATGTCGACGATGACGAGAAGTGATAAGAAGTGCTTCCTCTTCGTCGAAATGACTTTCTGAATAATCTTGAGTTAATGCTCAATGGTAGTGGTCAGCATACTGTCTTGAGGCAATATTGAATCGTCACTTTATAGAGTGCAATCATCAACATCTTGAAATT
Coding sequences within it:
- the LOC139944058 gene encoding galanin receptor type 1-like, encoding MANLVTDITGPSLDKMLNYSVTAGSNISNSGNASFYQGNESNNGGGATQEEIPFLYTIKVVTSVLFSLVFVLGVLGNTLVILAATGRIRGLHKTMSVLILNLSFADLLYLVFCLPFHATLITVPSWMFGGFMCKMVQFLIYASMCASSFTLVAMSMDRYFAVVHPLKFFGVRTLRNVIWVISFIWALAIACAAPFLFVFETFDMLDANGDEVSYCVEVWPDDNPRDDIKLSRRYFYTFLFVISYMLPLLLMITSYLLILRALWTTFKPSEDSESSANNAKKKVTLIVSVVVLAFGICWLPHHIMYMWILYGDFPFTDGTLVLKVTEIIMSSCNSCLNPIIYSIMSENFRQALRRYLRRCTSSRERTKVVPRHRRMKLLNRAKRFQVC